GTTTGCAGTCACCTCCTACACCTTGGTCATTAAAAATGGAGGTTTCCTTGACACCAGAAATCTAGAGCCTAGCATCATGCCAGGCACATGGTCACTCAGTTAACATGTGAACGGAATGAATAATCCCTTAAGGCAAGTCACGGAGAGCTGAGGCTTACCCTGCTCCTGTCTCCCAGTGTTCCCTGGTTCCAGTGGCCTGGGGCCTTGCTTCTTCCCCACTAACCAGGGTGGAGAAGGCAGCACTAAGCCAGgactggagggaaggaaggagagaaacttGCTGGTCTCCCAGGAATTGTTTAGGTCCAAGTACTGAACTGTAGGGCAATCACTGATGGGGCTCTTCCTGGGCTCACATTCGAGCCCCTCCCTGTCTGAGGTCCCACGGCCAAAGGGAGCAGTTTCCCAACCTGGCgtgtgggaggagggggcggTGAGCTGGGCGGCCCGGGGCAGAACAGGGTCTCGGTCCTTGCCCCTTCCTAGCACTGTTGCATCTGGGAGACAGGGTTCAGAGGAGCTGTTCTCTGCCAAAGGTGACCCAGTCAGCCTGGTCTGGAACTGGGACAGGCTCTTTAAGCCTCTCTCTCAGCTCCGGGAGGAAGTGACTGACAAGTACTAACTAACTGTCTCTCTTCAAAGCCAGGAGGAAGCAGCAGGAAGGAGTAGGGTGCGTACCTAGGCTTCACTCTGGGGAGACGTGTGCTCATCACACGGAGTATAGGATGTAGCCTGGCCTGTTGGCCTTCAAAACCTAATGATGCCAACTCCACCCTCCAGAGAGTCCAGGGAGCAGGTCTCTGGGCAGAGGCTCCGCGTCTACCTCCGGGGGGCCCCAGAACATGGGCAGCAGCATTCACTGGGCTGCGTCGTCCCGGTTACCCAGTCCcggctcccctccccaggcctgggcctcTGGATGGCTGAGTGCCATCAGCACAGCGTTCCTGCCTGGCTCCTGGGCGGCAGGGGCTGAGGAGGCACGTCTGCCGGCCTCCCCTGGGCCCCGGGGGCTCCTCACCTTGAGCTGGGACTTGGAGACCTTGCCGCTCTTCTCCACGTCCAGGGCGGTGAACGCGTACCAGATGGACTTGAGCAGCTCCTTGCGCAGGGCCATGGCTGAGGTGCCCGCCCGGCCCGGGGGCGGCTCTGACACCGAGATCCGGTTTCAGGAAATGCAAACGGCTGCAGAGACCGCAGAGGGGCCATGGCGCAGAGCAAGAGCTCCACCTGCCTGCTTGCGCGGGCTCCCTGTGCTGCCAGGAACAGGCCTGTTGCCCTTGCAGTGCTCATGGCCTCACTCTCTGCGTGGGACCTCGGAACCCAGCCCCGGAGAGCCAGAGCCCTGCTTCTGTTCACTGTGGCTCCCCGAGCGTGCGGCCCTCGAGAAGTCTTCTCAGCCCCAGAAACTTCTGGGGCTTCCTGGGCTCCCAGAGGCAGCTTGttgaggggagaagaaaaaaaaaaagcaagcccaCCCTGGCTTTCAGAGGGTGCAGGTAGAGGGTATCCTGTCTCACTTCCACACTTACCAGGCAGGAGGCCTTGGATGAGTTACTACTAACCTCCTTGAGCCGTTCCCTCATGGGAGAGCAGGAAAAATACCCACCTCACACAGTCCTAAGGTCTGAGGATGGATGTGAAGCAGAGCAGGCACTGGATAAAAGCATTTCTTTCAGGGCCATCTAACATCACTATGGTGGTGGGGCTCCTCCCAAGCGGAAGAAAACAAAGGCGACGACACAAAGTTGGCAGAGGAACTGGGCCAGGGCACCTCTCCAGGTCAGGCGGGCTTGGCACGTGATTGGTTGCCTCCCCATCCTCTGGGCTTTGGCTCGAAAAGGCCTCAGCTCAGAGCGTTGCCCACTCTGGGGCCCACTGGCCCTGAGGATGCAAGCCTGTTTCTGAATCACACAGTGGGGGGAGAGGCGTAAaacgggggcaggggtggggcagctcCCAGGGTGCTGACAGCAGGAGGCTTGGCACTCAGGGCCCCCCACGGCATGATCCCTTTCTTCAGATCCACTGCCTGTGAGGGCCGGGACACGCTCCCACCCAGAACAGTGGTCATGGATGCTGGATGAAGCCTGCTTGGGTAACCgagccaccccctccctgggggcatgccccagctccctctgcttccaCAGAGCTGCTGGCACGAGTACATAGAAGAGGAGAGGGTACCTGGGCTGGGAGGTAGGGTTCCATTCCCAGGTGGCAGGAAGGGACTGGGGCACATCCATCATTGTGGGGAGAGCAAGAGGCCCCTCCAATCCCAGCAACGCTCCCATGACGGAGGAGGCAAACTCAAAGAGTTCTTCCCATCaggtcccctcccctgcacccctcccttcccaccagGGCTGGTCTGGTCCTCCCACGCACTTTCCACTAGGGTCCAATGGTGGCTTTGGGATTCCACAGCATGGTCCCTGACACCTCCCTGTGGGCATCTCCAGAGCTGGGACTTCAGCACCAGAGTCATCAGAGACCCTCGCTAACCTTGGCAAGGCACCTCCTACCCCCACTCCTCGGTGGGGCTCTGCCCACTTGGAGCAGCTGACCATGCGCAGAGTGAATGTGGGAAGGGGCTGGGTGCGGAAGGGCTCTATATCACATGAGGTAAGGTAGGAAAAAACACAATTCCTCTAGTCCAAACACCCTGATGCCTGAGATCCAACCAGAGCCTGGAAGCAGGGGTCACCCTGGGCCCGTCTGGCCACCCTGGGGCCCACCTGCTCAGGTGTGGGCAGGAAGTCGCTGGTGGCTCCTCGGGGCTTTTCTTACTCCTgggcttcctcctcccccccgccccccctccccgtgCCTCTGGTAGGCCAGTCCCACCAGTCTGTCACCGAGGCTCGCTGGGGTCGTGCCGGGGATATGGGGCTAAGAGCCTGATTCGACCAGCCCTGGTATCCTGGGCCCAAAGccgaaaggagggagggagggagggacccaGGTGGAAACTTGGAACTTTTATTAAATACTCATTCACCCATTTGCCACCACCAaccagagcaagaaaaaaaattatcaaaatggaatttaaaaaaacaaacaaaaacaaattaaacccaGTCCCCAGTATGTACAAGGCCACTCACTGCTTCTCTgccacagagaggagagggggcggctgggggtgggtggggctgggcacCTTTTCTCCAGCCACAGGCCCCTGAGCGGTTCTGACCATGGTGGCAGGAAACCCTGCTGCCAAGTGGCCAGGCACCATGGCAGGCTTCCAGGGAGGTGGTTATTgctgggaggagcagggctggatctGCCCTACTCCTACTGGGCTGAAGAGCGGTCGGCCCCGTCCACTGGTGGGCAGTGACCAGTCAGAACAGAGGACCAGTCCCCCCACAGCAGTTCCAATCGCCATCTGAGCGGGGGAGTGGACTGAGGGTAGGAAGCGTGTTCtctggagggaggagagtgggCACCCAGCTGATTCTGAGGAGGGGACGCCCCAGTACAGCCTGGTGATCAGCTTGTCCTCTTTAGCTCCTGAGGATGGCACACTCCTCCGAGTCCAGCTGTGCAGCCCTCCTCTGGGGCAGGGCCCCCGTCGTCCCCTTCAGTTAGGCTGTTTTCCTGCCGCCGTCTCTCCCTGGAGACCTCTGTGGCCACCTGCCAAGTGTCGGCCACAGCCCCGGCCCTTGGAGgcagggacgcctgtgtggcaTGGCACCTCCTCCAACGTGGTGTGGAATCCAGCCCCCTGGGACTCAGCAGccattctctgcctctgtggccTCCAGGGTCACGGCCCCTTGCTGCATGGCAGCGGTGGCCACGCTGATGGCCTCCTCTAAGGTCTGCTGTTCCTCCAGCTGcggagaagggggcagagaagCAAGGAGAGAGTGAGACACTCCCCACCAGATTCTAGTGCTAGCGAGTACGTGGCCTACTGTTCTGAATCCCCTCCATTCGCCCAGTGCCACATACTGAGCACTTAGCGGGGCCCCCACGAACGGCAGCTTCGCTGATAGAGTCCCAGTAAGCTGGCCGTGGCCAGGGAGCCCCAGAATGGTCCAGGGTCAGGGAGAGGGGCTTGTTCACAGAAGGGGAGGACTGGCTGGAGGGGACCTCAGTAATCATCTACTTGAGCCCACTTATTTTCctgatgaagaaatggagataCAAAGAGACAAAGGGTTTAGACCACCAGATATGTTGCCATCGAAATTATTCTGAAGGCCGGAAGGGGCTTCAGCACTGTTTCCGTCAAGAAAGCGCCTGAGACAGCTGTGTGGATATAGGTGAAATGAGCTTTTTTTTCGGGCTGAGTGGCCTTCTCTTCAAGATCTCggtctccttcctctcccctccttattccttcctttttcaggctCGGGGACCTCCACCCACCTGCACGGCAATGTGTGTGCCGTTGGCTGTGGCCAACAGTGCCACCTGTTGGTGATGAAGGGATGCTACACTTGAGTCGTCGGCCACCACAGCCCCAGAGGTAATGATTGTAAcctgaaatataaaagaatgagattttcCAACCCACCTACGTGACTCTCCCTCCCGCCGAGCCAAATAAAAATCCCTTCAAGCAAGGTGTCTGGGAACAAGCCATAAGGGGATGGATAACACCATTATAGGTCAGACTAATTAGCATGGGGCTCGGAGCTTGGTGAGGTGGCATTTTTCTAAGAGCCAACTTAATTTAGGGATTTGGATTCACAGAGGTCAGAACTGTAAAAGGCGCAGAGGTCATTTAATCCCATTTGAAAATGGACTGAAGTCCGTGGAAAAGTGACCTGCCTGTGGCAGCAAAGCAAGTGAGAGGTAGATCAAGATTTAGACACTGTCTCTTGACCCCCAGTGAAACGCTTTTCCAGAGAATGGCTGATGGAGCAGAGGAGCCGTGGGGAAGACGGAccctttttttgtggggggaatCTTGGTCCCTGTAAGAAGGCTGGCCGAGGTCAGCCTGCACGTTGACACCCACCCCACAAAAAGGAAGTACAAGAGAACAAGAAACCCCAAGCAAACCGCCTGGTCATACGGGCTGCGTCTGGGTGCCATCAGCGCTGACCATGGTGACCGTATGTGTGCCAGATGTGGCCAGGTCATCGTCCTCACTGGGTATGGTGAGGGTGGTGCTGCTGTGCTGGGTCACCATGCTGATAGCACTCCCCAGGGCCTGCAGGTCTTCCGCGGACAGGCTAACCTGCCAACAGGAAGGAAGATGAGCTGGGAGCGCACTGGCAGGTTGTCTGAAAGCCCCTGGGTGGAGGTACCTGTGCTCGCAGACAAGGTTAGCTTCTGGAGAAGCTAGAAGATTTGCTTCATgtcacagagggggagggggacagggacaAGCAAGAAAAACGGGTCTttgtttacccaaaggaaacactAGAAGAATTCCGCTGATCACTCCTATTTACCATCACTTTGCCTCGGGGCTCTGTTCCATGCAGTTCGGGGTCTCGACCCAATTTCATCCTCATGTCAACTCCAAAAGACAGAGGTGCACTCGACAGTGGGTGCTGATAAGGGTCTTATCATACTGCTAGCTAGAAACCCCGGGCCTCCAGACCCCCACCATGCTCTGGCCCCCACAACACGCCTCTCTTGAGGACAGCCGAATGTCTCACTCATACGATAGGACCGTCAGCCTCCATGTAAAGAGGGAAGCTACTAACTGTGCTCTAGAAGTTCCAGAGGCTGAGGTGGAAGCAcgaggaggaggggctggctgACAGGACTCGGGACCCTCAGCCTCAGCTGTCTGAGCTCCATGAGGCTAAGAGGAGAACCTGGGTAGGGGGTGGGGCTATCAGAACTTTGGGAgtccccagagagagagaggggaccaGCCACAGCGGCCCACCCGCCGCCCCCCTCCAGGGGGCCTGTACCTGCTGGGCGCCATCCTGAGTGATCAGAGCCACCCGGGGCGCCCCGTCCTCCTCGGTCACCATGGTCACTTGGGCTGGGATGTCATCGCCCTCTTCCTTCACCTCGGAGAGGTAGGCAACACGGGGGCGTTTGGGCGGCGGGCTCTCCCCGGTGGCGCAGGCAGCTGGGAGAGGAGAGCCCGAGCTGACACCTGCCACCGGCGGGCCACGGGGAGGCCTGGCCCGGCCCCGCTCTCACCTCCTGCCCGTAGCCCTCACCGTCGAGCTGCTGCTGCTCGTACAGGGCCTGCTCGCTCTCCTCCGTGGCCTCCAGCTCGCCGTGGGCGCTGCGCTTGTGCATGGCCAGAGTGGAGGTCTGCCGGTAGGTCTTGCCGCACGCGCTGCAGGTGTACGGCTTGCAGTGCGTGTGCACCACATGGTGCTTGTACAGGCTCGAGTACTCGGTGAAGCGCTTCCCACAGCCTGGGACCGTGCAAACGTATGGCTTCTCCCCTGGGGACACTGGGCTGTGAGGGGGGCGGGAACTGGGGCTGGCAAGGGGAAAACTAAGGGGCCGGGGGCGGGAGACGGGGATTGGTGAAGGGAGacctggggggttggggggggagggagagggactgaGACCTGGGACTCTCAACAGACACAGCTGGGGGTGACGGCCAACAGAACAGAGGGGGCAGGAGTGTGGGACAGCTGAGCCTGGAGGGAAGGCTGGGGCGAGTGAAGGGACTGGTTGGGAGGACACGGGGGCGGGCTCGTAAAGGTGACTGTTGTGAACAGGAGAggcaggagacagagagggatGACTGACATAGCGGGGGTGAcgggggagggaagggacacATATGCCGAGAGAGGACACAGAAGGCTGGATGAGGGATATGACACTGGGGAGGGCGAGGATACACAGCAGTCATACGGGctgtggaggaggtgaggagcTAAGGGTGACACTTCACTCTTTTCCCATCACGCCTGACCCTGGCCTTTTCCCGGGAGCTCGGCTGGAAGGGGAAAATTCAGGGTGGGTGTAAGGAGGTGGCAGGGAGCTTGAGAGGGCCAGCGGGACCTGTCGGACGGGACCTCACTGGCAAGGGAGGGACCGCTCGCTGCAAGTGAGACAGAGGTTCTGGCCGGAACCACAGagccccctctccccgcccacaGGCCAGCCTGCAATGGCCAGCAGAAGGGCTCGGGGCTCGGAGTCGAGAACGTGTCTCAGGTCAGAAGCCTAGGGTCGAGAGGGCTGGGGCCTCAGAAG
Above is a window of Zalophus californianus isolate mZalCal1 chromosome 7, mZalCal1.pri.v2, whole genome shotgun sequence DNA encoding:
- the ZNF76 gene encoding zinc finger protein 76 isoform X4, producing the protein MESLGLQTVTLSDGTTAYVQQAVKGEKLLEGQVIQLEDGTTAYIHQVTVQKEPLSFEDGQPIQLEDGSMAYIHRTPKEGYDPSALEAVQLEDGSTAYIHHPVAVPPDSAILAVQTEVGLEDLAAEDDEGFSADTVVALEQYASKVLHDSQAPHNGKGQQVGDRAFRCGYKGCGRLYTTAHHLKVHERAHTGDRPYRCDFPSCGKAFATGYGLKSHVRTHTGEKPYKCPEELCSKAFKTSGDLQKHVRTHTGEKPYVCTVPGCGKRFTEYSSLYKHHVVHTHCKPYTCSACGKTYRQTSTLAMHKRSAHGELEATEESEQALYEQQQLDAACATGESPPPKRPRVAYLSEVKEEGDDIPAQVTMVTEEDGAPRVALITQDGAQQVSLSAEDLQALGSAISMVTQHSSTTLTIPSEDDDLATSGTHTVTMVSADGTQTQPVTIITSGAVVADDSSVASLHHQQVALLATANGTHIAVQLEEQQTLEEAISVATAAMQQGAVTLEATEAENGC
- the ZNF76 gene encoding zinc finger protein 76 isoform X5, which translates into the protein MAYIHRTPKEGYDPSALEAVQLEDGSTAYIHHPVAVPPDSAILAVQTEVGLEDLAAEDDEGFSADTVVALEQYASKVLHDSQAPHNGKGQQVGDRAFRCGYKGCGRLYTTAHHLKVHERAHTGDRPYRCDFPSCGKAFATGYGLKSHVRTHTGEKPYKCPEELCSKAFKTSGDLQKHVRTHTGERPFRCPFEGCGRSFTTSNIRKVHVRTHTGERPYTCPEPHCGRGFTSATNYKNHVRIHTGEKPYVCTVPGCGKRFTEYSSLYKHHVVHTHCKPYTCSACGKTYRQTSTLAMHKRSAHGELEATEESEQALYEQQQLDAACATGESPPPKRPRVAYLSEVKEEGDDIPAQVTMVTEEDGAPRVALITQDGAQQVSLSAEDLQALGSAISMVTQHSSTTLTIPSEDDDLATSGTHTVTMVSADGTQTQPVTIITSGAVVADDSSVASLHHQQVALLATANGTHIAVQLEEQQTLEEAISVATAAMQQGAVTLEATEAENGC